The following coding sequences lie in one Arthrobacter sp. SLBN-122 genomic window:
- the qcrA gene encoding cytochrome bc1 complex Rieske iron-sulfur subunit — translation MGNHSDGSPNHSGTVATAGQNEVEKFQDPGIPPHRLRLADTDPKAAKRAERQVALLFGISVVGTLIFLVAYFAIDLGDDSSIATIRLQNALLGVGTAFAMLGIGIGIVHWAKALMPDHEVSEERHAIRYEEDRQAAVRIVDDIVEETGIKRRPLIRNTLLGAVALAPLPAVAIFGDLGPRPDDKLAHTMWAPQDGKRKRLTRDPDGTPIKASDVTIGSAFHVIPEGLNELEEGKLNEKAKAVVLLMRLDPASLNPSAGREEWGYNGIVAYSKICTHVGCPVALYEQQTHHLLCPCHQSTFDLTQECKVIFGPASRPLPQLPIAVDDEGYLVATSDFHEPVGPSYWERAEHERNINS, via the coding sequence ATGGGCAACCATAGTGACGGCAGTCCGAACCACTCGGGCACCGTAGCTACGGCTGGTCAGAATGAGGTGGAGAAGTTCCAGGATCCTGGAATTCCCCCGCATCGTTTGCGCCTGGCTGACACGGACCCGAAGGCCGCAAAGCGGGCAGAACGGCAGGTCGCCTTACTATTTGGCATTTCTGTTGTTGGAACCCTGATCTTCCTGGTGGCGTACTTCGCCATTGATCTGGGTGATGACTCCAGCATCGCCACCATCCGGCTCCAGAACGCCCTGCTCGGCGTAGGCACTGCCTTCGCCATGCTGGGTATCGGTATCGGCATCGTGCACTGGGCCAAGGCCCTGATGCCCGATCACGAAGTCTCCGAAGAACGCCACGCGATCCGCTACGAAGAAGACCGCCAGGCCGCTGTCCGCATCGTCGACGACATCGTGGAAGAGACCGGCATCAAGCGCCGCCCGCTGATCCGCAACACCCTGCTCGGTGCTGTGGCGCTTGCCCCGCTCCCCGCCGTCGCCATCTTCGGTGACCTCGGACCCCGTCCGGACGACAAGCTCGCACACACCATGTGGGCTCCCCAGGACGGAAAGCGCAAGCGCCTGACCCGTGACCCTGACGGAACTCCCATCAAGGCGTCGGACGTCACCATCGGTTCTGCCTTCCACGTCATCCCGGAAGGCCTGAACGAACTCGAAGAAGGCAAGCTCAACGAAAAGGCAAAGGCCGTTGTGCTGCTCATGCGCCTTGATCCCGCATCGCTGAACCCGTCCGCGGGCCGCGAAGAGTGGGGCTACAACGGCATCGTTGCCTACTCGAAGATCTGCACCCACGTTGGTTGCCCCGTTGCTCTGTACGAGCAGCAGACGCACCACCTGCTGTGCCCGTGCCACCAGTCCACCTTTGACCTCACTCAAGAGTGCAAGGTGATCTTCGGCCCCGCCAGCCGTCCTCTCCCCCAGCTGCCCATCGCAGTTGACGACGAGGGCTACCTGGTCGCTACCAGCGACTTCCATGAACCCGTTGGACCTAGCTACTGGGAGCGTGCTGAGCATGAGCGCAACATCAACAGCTGA
- a CDS encoding GntR family transcriptional regulator, giving the protein MAAGAAAITGDIDRTSGTAIYVQLREILRAYIAQSCPPGSALPSERDLAERFGLARMTVRQAIDALVGEEVIERVVGLGTFVRRPKLDLQVKLTSYSEEMQRRGMVPAAKVLSFEQIGASAFLARELQLDEGTPLVRFRRLLLADGEPMSVDENFIPAHRVPGLLDGEPPTSLYNVLSEQYGLVMEWGEDMIEATAASPSTARLLNVEVGAPLLKIQRHAFVARAMVDYSVSYYRADRYKLWVPLQRPGARRARNH; this is encoded by the coding sequence ATGGCAGCCGGCGCCGCCGCAATCACGGGGGACATAGACCGCACCAGCGGAACGGCCATTTACGTCCAGCTTCGCGAAATCCTTCGTGCCTACATCGCACAGTCATGTCCGCCGGGCTCTGCCCTGCCATCGGAACGGGACCTGGCGGAGCGCTTTGGGCTTGCACGAATGACCGTACGGCAGGCGATCGATGCCCTGGTGGGGGAGGAGGTCATCGAACGGGTGGTGGGCCTGGGGACATTCGTCCGCCGGCCAAAACTCGACCTGCAGGTCAAGCTCACGTCCTACAGTGAAGAGATGCAGCGGCGCGGCATGGTTCCGGCCGCAAAGGTGCTCAGTTTCGAACAGATTGGCGCCAGCGCCTTCCTGGCCCGCGAGCTGCAGCTGGATGAGGGTACACCCCTGGTCCGCTTCCGCCGTCTGCTCCTTGCCGACGGGGAGCCCATGAGCGTGGACGAGAACTTCATCCCGGCGCATCGCGTCCCGGGCCTGCTCGACGGCGAACCGCCCACGTCGCTCTACAACGTCCTCAGCGAGCAGTACGGGCTGGTTATGGAGTGGGGCGAGGACATGATCGAGGCGACCGCGGCCTCGCCCTCCACGGCCCGCCTGCTCAACGTCGAAGTGGGGGCGCCGTTGCTGAAGATCCAGCGGCACGCGTTTGTCGCCAGGGCAATGGTCGACTACTCGGTGTCCTACTACAGGGCCGACCGGTACAAGCTGTGGGTGCCATTGCAGCGCCCGGGAGCCAGGCGGGCGCGCAACCACTAA
- a CDS encoding HPr family phosphocarrier protein: MPTMKAVVAAPVGLHARPAAVFVRAVTDTGLPVTISKAGACRVDARSLLQVMTADFPQGCEVELSIIESGLEGALGREKAEEALLQLRELLESQGAA; this comes from the coding sequence TTGCCAACAATGAAAGCCGTGGTGGCAGCGCCGGTGGGCCTGCATGCACGACCTGCCGCGGTATTCGTCCGGGCCGTCACCGACACGGGCCTCCCGGTCACCATCAGCAAGGCCGGCGCCTGCAGGGTGGATGCCCGTTCGCTGCTTCAGGTGATGACCGCTGACTTCCCACAGGGATGCGAAGTGGAGTTGTCCATCATTGAGAGCGGGCTGGAAGGCGCCCTGGGGCGGGAGAAGGCTGAGGAGGCCCTCCTGCAGCTTCGTGAACTCCTGGAGTCACAGGGCGCCGCTTAG
- the ctaE gene encoding aa3-type cytochrome oxidase subunit III translates to MTSATHAPSTPAHPTLNRPNMVSVGTVVWLSSELMFFAGLFAMYFTLRSTSGEMWAEETAKLNFPFALVNTIVLVASSFTCQMGVFAAERLQPRRTGGALQFARWGMNEWFTLTFIMGAFFVAGQTTEYAMLVSEHVSLSSNAYGSAFYMTTGFHGLHVIGGLIAFLLIMGRSFAAKKFGHFEATSAIVTSYYWHFVDVVWIGLFLVIYVLK, encoded by the coding sequence GTGACATCTGCGACCCATGCCCCCAGTACCCCGGCGCACCCCACGCTGAACCGCCCCAACATGGTTTCTGTCGGAACCGTTGTGTGGCTGTCCAGCGAGTTGATGTTCTTCGCCGGTCTTTTCGCCATGTACTTCACGCTCCGCTCCACGAGTGGTGAAATGTGGGCTGAAGAGACAGCCAAGCTCAACTTCCCCTTTGCGCTCGTCAACACGATTGTCCTTGTGGCCAGTTCCTTTACTTGCCAGATGGGCGTCTTCGCTGCTGAGCGCCTGCAGCCCCGGCGTACCGGAGGTGCCCTTCAGTTCGCCCGTTGGGGAATGAATGAATGGTTCACCCTGACGTTCATCATGGGTGCGTTCTTCGTTGCCGGCCAGACCACCGAATACGCGATGCTGGTTTCCGAGCACGTCTCGCTCTCCTCCAACGCCTACGGCTCTGCCTTCTACATGACCACCGGCTTCCACGGCCTCCACGTCATCGGCGGCCTGATCGCCTTCCTGCTCATCATGGGGCGGTCCTTCGCGGCGAAGAAGTTTGGACACTTCGAAGCAACGTCCGCGATCGTCACCTCTTACTACTGGCACTTCGTTGACGTCGTTTGGATCGGCCTCTTCCTGGTCATCTACGTACTCAAGTAG
- the trpD gene encoding anthranilate phosphoribosyltransferase: protein MTSQATAASGNTWPRLISALIKGNDLTAENTSWAMDTIMSGEATPAQIAGFLVALSAKGETVDELSGLVEAMLAHANPVEISGEKLDIVGTGGDQLNTVNISTMAALVAAGAGAKVVKHGNRAASSSSGSADVLEALGVRLDLSIGQVARNAEQAGITFCFAQVFHPSFRHTAVPRRELAIPTAFNFLGPLTNPANVQASAVGVANARMAPLVAGVLARRGSRGLVFRGNDGLDELTTTGPSTVWEVRDGAVNELLFSPQDLGISLATVEQLRGGDAAANAGVVRDVLAGKEGPARDAVLVNAAAGLVAFDREAEGPFLARMQRAFARAAQSIDSGAAAAVLDRWVSLSRA from the coding sequence GTGACTTCACAGGCAACTGCAGCGTCCGGCAACACCTGGCCCCGGCTGATTTCGGCACTGATTAAAGGCAATGACCTCACGGCGGAGAACACGTCCTGGGCCATGGACACCATCATGTCCGGCGAAGCCACGCCCGCCCAGATCGCAGGATTCCTGGTGGCGCTCAGCGCCAAGGGTGAAACCGTGGATGAGCTTTCCGGCCTGGTCGAAGCAATGCTTGCCCATGCCAATCCAGTGGAAATTTCCGGGGAGAAACTGGACATCGTTGGCACCGGAGGTGACCAACTTAACACTGTCAACATCTCCACCATGGCCGCCCTTGTCGCTGCCGGCGCCGGTGCCAAGGTGGTGAAGCATGGCAACCGGGCCGCGTCGTCGTCGTCCGGGTCCGCGGACGTGCTCGAAGCGCTGGGAGTCCGTCTTGACCTGTCCATCGGGCAGGTGGCCCGTAACGCCGAGCAGGCGGGCATCACCTTCTGTTTTGCCCAGGTGTTCCACCCGTCATTCCGCCACACCGCCGTGCCCCGCCGCGAACTTGCCATACCCACGGCATTCAATTTCCTGGGTCCGCTCACCAACCCTGCCAACGTGCAGGCTTCTGCTGTGGGCGTCGCCAATGCGCGGATGGCGCCGCTCGTTGCAGGAGTCCTGGCGCGGCGGGGGAGCAGGGGATTGGTCTTCCGTGGCAATGACGGCCTGGATGAACTGACCACCACTGGTCCTTCCACCGTTTGGGAGGTCCGTGACGGTGCCGTTAATGAGTTGCTGTTCTCCCCGCAGGACCTTGGCATCAGCCTGGCCACGGTCGAACAGCTTCGCGGCGGTGATGCAGCGGCGAACGCAGGCGTAGTCCGCGACGTGCTGGCCGGCAAAGAGGGCCCTGCGCGCGACGCGGTCCTGGTCAATGCAGCGGCCGGTCTGGTGGCGTTTGACCGTGAAGCCGAGGGACCGTTCCTGGCGCGGATGCAAAGGGCTTTCGCACGGGCGGCGCAATCAATCGACTCCGGCGCTGCTGCTGCCGTCCTGGACCGTTGGGTTTCCCTGTCCCGCGCCTAG
- the qcrC gene encoding cytochrome bc1 complex diheme cytochrome c subunit, with amino-acid sequence MKALSQKRRHPLAAIALLLMGLLITGGLYAVATTVNEAKASTTTFSANDAEEGGKLFAANCATCHGMGASGSKDGPSLVGVGAAAVDFQVGTGRMPMQMNGPQALKKPVQFNDEQTHQLAAYVASLGAGPAIPEEDLTNGGGDAAAGGELFRTNCAMCHNAAAAGGALTRGKFAPALADVSGKHIYEAMATGPQNMPVFNDANITPEGKKDIITFLKQIETTGSPGGADLGSLGPVAEGLFVWVAGLGVIIAFTIWLTSRTS; translated from the coding sequence GTGAAGGCACTCTCACAAAAGCGGCGTCACCCACTTGCAGCAATAGCGCTGCTTCTGATGGGGCTCCTCATCACTGGTGGGCTGTACGCCGTGGCAACCACCGTCAACGAGGCCAAGGCTTCCACCACCACTTTCAGTGCGAATGACGCGGAAGAGGGCGGCAAGCTCTTCGCGGCCAACTGCGCCACCTGCCACGGCATGGGTGCCAGTGGGTCCAAGGATGGCCCCTCGCTGGTGGGTGTCGGTGCCGCAGCTGTCGACTTCCAGGTGGGCACCGGCCGCATGCCGATGCAGATGAACGGACCCCAGGCCCTCAAGAAGCCGGTCCAGTTTAACGATGAACAGACCCACCAGCTTGCAGCCTACGTCGCTTCCCTTGGAGCCGGCCCGGCTATTCCTGAAGAGGACCTGACAAACGGTGGCGGCGACGCCGCTGCCGGTGGCGAACTCTTCCGCACCAACTGCGCCATGTGCCACAACGCCGCTGCTGCCGGTGGCGCGCTGACCAGGGGCAAGTTTGCACCGGCGCTGGCGGATGTATCCGGCAAGCACATCTACGAAGCCATGGCCACGGGCCCGCAGAACATGCCGGTGTTCAATGACGCCAACATCACCCCCGAGGGCAAGAAAGACATCATCACCTTCCTGAAGCAGATCGAAACCACCGGCTCTCCGGGCGGCGCCGATCTCGGCTCCCTCGGCCCCGTTGCTGAAGGCCTGTTCGTATGGGTTGCCGGCCTCGGCGTCATCATCGCCTTCACCATCTGGCTGACCTCCAGGACGTCCTGA
- the qcrB gene encoding cytochrome bc1 complex cytochrome b subunit yields MSATSTAEPAFVAKTTTGRITDFVDSRVGGSGILREFGRKVFPDHWSFMFGEVALYSFVILLLSGTFLTFFFDPSMAETHYDGGYIPLKGVEMSVAYSSSLNISFDIRGGLFMRQVHHWAALLFVASIAVHMLRVFFTGAFRRPREMNWVVGSVLLILAMAAGFTGYSLPDDLLSGNGLRIIDGVIKSIPVIGTYISFFLFGGEFPGTAIISRLYMLHILLVPALILLMIVVHLFMVVVHKHTQYPGPGRNDNNVVGYPLGPVYAAKAGGFFFIVFGVIALMAAFFTINPIWNYGPYDPSPVSAGTQPDWYIGFVDGALRLMPGTLGDWHVEQVFFGHVFTFNVLLPALVPAGILFTIMFMYPWIERWVTKDDREHHVLDRPRNAPTRTAIGMAGFVWYCVMWAAAGSDLIATHFGVSLNDVTYWLRALFFIGPVIAFIVTKRVALALQRKDREIALHGRETGRIVRLPHGEFIEVHAPLDEYKRYKLVGFESPQVLPAVPNEHGVVTRKEKRRAFLSRWFFEDRVAPATPAELEAAHGHGHEAVEAAEGSRSLTH; encoded by the coding sequence ATGAGCGCAACATCAACAGCTGAGCCGGCTTTCGTCGCCAAAACCACGACAGGCCGGATCACCGACTTCGTCGACTCACGTGTTGGCGGCTCCGGAATCCTTCGCGAGTTCGGCCGCAAAGTCTTCCCCGACCACTGGTCATTCATGTTCGGCGAAGTTGCGCTCTACTCGTTCGTTATCCTGCTGCTGTCCGGAACGTTCCTGACGTTCTTCTTTGATCCCTCCATGGCGGAAACCCACTACGACGGTGGCTACATTCCGCTCAAGGGAGTGGAAATGTCGGTGGCGTACAGCTCCTCGCTGAACATCTCCTTCGACATCCGCGGCGGACTCTTCATGCGCCAGGTGCACCACTGGGCGGCGCTGCTGTTCGTGGCATCGATCGCAGTCCACATGCTGAGGGTGTTCTTCACCGGTGCATTCCGCCGCCCGCGTGAAATGAACTGGGTCGTGGGCAGCGTCCTGCTGATCCTGGCCATGGCTGCCGGCTTCACCGGCTACTCGCTCCCCGATGACCTCCTGTCGGGCAACGGCCTGCGCATCATCGACGGTGTCATCAAGTCCATCCCGGTCATCGGAACGTACATCTCGTTCTTCCTGTTCGGCGGGGAGTTCCCCGGCACCGCCATCATCAGCCGCCTCTACATGCTGCACATCCTGCTGGTGCCGGCGCTGATCCTGCTGATGATCGTGGTTCACCTGTTCATGGTTGTCGTCCACAAGCACACGCAGTACCCCGGGCCGGGCCGCAACGACAACAACGTTGTTGGCTACCCCCTTGGTCCTGTCTACGCTGCCAAGGCCGGTGGGTTCTTCTTCATCGTCTTCGGCGTGATTGCGTTGATGGCGGCATTCTTCACCATCAACCCGATCTGGAACTACGGTCCGTATGACCCCTCCCCCGTTTCCGCAGGTACCCAGCCTGACTGGTACATCGGCTTTGTTGACGGCGCCCTGCGATTGATGCCGGGAACCCTTGGCGACTGGCACGTGGAGCAGGTCTTCTTCGGACACGTATTCACGTTCAACGTCCTGCTGCCGGCCCTGGTACCGGCCGGCATCCTGTTCACCATCATGTTCATGTACCCGTGGATCGAGCGCTGGGTGACCAAGGACGACCGTGAACACCACGTCCTGGACCGTCCCAGGAACGCCCCCACCCGTACCGCCATCGGCATGGCAGGCTTCGTCTGGTACTGCGTCATGTGGGCCGCTGCCGGTTCCGACCTCATCGCCACCCACTTCGGCGTCTCACTGAACGACGTCACCTACTGGCTGCGGGCCCTGTTCTTCATCGGACCGGTCATCGCATTCATCGTTACCAAGCGCGTGGCCCTTGCCCTGCAGCGCAAGGACCGGGAGATCGCACTGCACGGCCGCGAAACCGGCCGCATCGTCCGGCTCCCGCATGGCGAGTTCATCGAGGTGCACGCTCCGCTGGACGAGTACAAGCGCTACAAGCTGGTTGGTTTTGAGTCGCCTCAGGTCCTCCCGGCGGTCCCCAACGAGCACGGTGTCGTCACCCGCAAGGAAAAGCGTCGCGCGTTCCTCTCCCGCTGGTTCTTTGAGGACCGCGTAGCTCCCGCTACGCCTGCTGAGCTTGAGGCTGCACACGGCCACGGCCACGAGGCTGTCGAAGCGGCAGAAGGCAGCAGGAGCCTGACGCACTAG